One genomic region from Anopheles bellator chromosome 2, idAnoBellAS_SP24_06.2, whole genome shotgun sequence encodes:
- the LOC131212669 gene encoding acetylcholine receptor subunit beta-like 2 isoform X4, which produces MVNAKLILLCFVTLSSAQASIVHIEANPDAKRLYDDLLSNYNRLIRPVVNNTETLTVWLGLKLSQLIEVSLRNQVMTTNLWVKQKWFDYKLKWDPEEYGGVEMLYVPSEQIWLPDIVLYNNWDGNYEVTLMTKATLKYTGEVFWEPPAIYKSSCEMNVEYFPYDEQTCLMKFGSWTYNGAQVELRHLDQIPGSNLVQIGIDLSEFYLSVEWDMLEVPASRNEEYYPCCPEPFSDITFKLTMRRKTLFYTVNLIIPCVGITFLTVLVFYLPSDSGEKVTLCISILVSLTVFFLLLAEIIPPTSLAVPLLGKYLLFTMILVSLSVWTTVCVLNVWYR; this is translated from the exons ATGGTGAACGCGAAGCTGATTCTGCTGTGTTTTGTCACCCTAAGCTCGGCACAGG CTTCCATCGTACACATCGAAGCCAATCCCGACGCCAAGCGGTTGTACGACGATTTGCTGAGCAACTACAATCGGTTGATACGGCCCGTGGTGAATAACACTGAAACGCTGACCGTTTGGCTGGGGCTGAAGCTGTCGCAGCTGATCGAGGTGAGCCTCCGGAACCAGGTGATGACGACCAACCTGTGGGTGAAGCAAAAGTGGTTCGACTACAAGCTCAAGTGGGACCCGGAAGAGTATGGCGGTGTGGAGATGCTGTACGTACCATCGGAGCAGATCTGGTTGCCGGACATTGTGCTGTACAACAATTGGGACGGAAACTACGAGGTGACGCTGATGACGAAGGCCACGCTGAAGTACACGGGCGAAGTGTTCTGGGAGCCACCGGCCATTTACAAGTCGTCCTGCGAGATGAACGTCGAGTACTTTCCGTACGACGAGCAGACCTGCCTGATGAAGTTTGGCTCGTGGACGTACAACGGTGCGCAGGTTGAGCTGCGGCACCTCGATCAG ATTCCCGGCAGCAATCTGGTACAGATCGGCATCGATCTGAGTGAGTTTTATTTGTCCGTCGAGTGGGACATGCTGGAGGTTCCTGCAAGCCGCAACGAGGAATACTATCCGTGTTGTCCGGAACCGTTTTCAG acATCACGTTCAAGCTCACGATGAGACGCAAGACGCTCTTCTACACGGTCAATCTGATCATTCCATGCGTCGGCATCACGTTCCTGACCGTGCTCGTGTTCTATCTGCCGAGTGATTCGGGCGAGAAG GTCACGCTCTGCATCTCGATACTGGTGTCGTTGACTGTgttctttttgctgctggccgaaaTCATCCCTCCCACGTCACTGGCGGTGCCACTTCTGGGGAAGTATCTGCTCTTCACGATGATCCTTGTGTCGCTGTCGGTTTGGACGACGGTTTGTGTGCTGAACGTCTGGTACAGGTGA